One segment of Argiope bruennichi chromosome 11, qqArgBrue1.1, whole genome shotgun sequence DNA contains the following:
- the LOC129956516 gene encoding uncharacterized protein LOC129956516, translating to MSWVSAGPIDLEDEKLRVFKLLTVTYGTKCAPYLATRVLKQICCDEQNNYPLAAAAGKDFYVDDILSGTEDLSSAIELQNQLIQLLKSAGMELHKWSSNNPVLLQNVPTSDREYNFDNPNSATLKTLGLQLNPEKDTFSFSVQKIVRPATKRTMLSDISRLFDPLGLLGPLIITAKMFLQKLWILRIDWDDEVPLHLNREWEKFSSELSQLKNVNIDRHVLCSKVLKVDLIGFGDASKNAYGCAIYTRSLSRSGEIKVSLLCSKSRVAPIKEISIPRLELCAADLLSTLTVKVLSSLQLDIDGVHLYSDSTVVLAWIKTPPTSLKTFVANRVARIQEYTKNFQWHYVNTAENPADLISRRVFPSKIQQLDIWWHGPSFLSSSSCPNFNDDPGVSDDEYLFEVCQESKRSSEDNRSTEC from the exons ATGTCATGGgtttctgctggaccaatc GATTTAGAGGATGAGAAATTACGTGTATTTAAGTTGCTCACTGTTACCTACGGAACCAAATGCGCTCCTTACTTGGCGACCAGAGTACTAAAACAAATATGCTGTGATGAGCAGAACAACTATCCTTTAGCCGCTGCTGCTGGCAAAGATTTTTACGTCGACGATATACTCAGTGGTACCGAGGATTTATCTTCTGCCATTGAACTACAAAACCAGTTAATACAATTGTTAAAATCAGCTGGTATGGAGCTTCACAAATGGAGCTCAAATAATCctgttttgttacaaaatgtCCCAACGTCGGACCGAGAATACAATTTCGATAACCCCAACTCAGCTACTTTAAAAACTTTGGGATTACAATTGAATCCTGAAAAGGATACATTTAGTTTTagtgttcaaaaaattgtgagacctgcaacaaaaagaacaatgctatcgGACATATCCAGATTGTTTGATCCTTTAGGCCTCTTAGGACCTTTGATAATCACAGCGAAAATGTTCTTGCAGAAGTTGTGGATTTTAAGAATTGATTGGGACGATGAAGTTCCCTTACACTTAAATAGAGAGTGGGAAAAATTTAGTTCTGAATTGAgtcaattgaaaaatgtaaacatagaTCGTCATGTGTTATGTTCTAAAGTTCTGAAAGTAGACCTGATAGGCTTCGGAGATGCTTCGAAAAATGCATATGGTTGTGCTATCTACACCAGGTCTTTGTCAAGGTCTGGTGAGATAAAGGTGTCACTCTTATGCAGCAAATCTCGAGTGGCTCCCATCAAAGAAATTAGTATCCCACGTTTGGAGCTGTGTGCAGCGGATTTGCTTTCCACGCTTACCGTTAAGGTTCTGTCATCCTTGCAACTAGACATTGATGGAGTACATTTGTACTCGGACTCCACTGTGGTGCTTGCTTGGATCAAAACTCCACCTACATCGTTGAAAACTTTTGTGGCTAATCGAGTCGCTAGGATTCAAGAGTATACTAAGAACTTCCAATGGCATTATGTAAATACTGCTGAGAATCCTGCGGACTTGATATCACGAAGAGTTTTCCCTTCAAAGATCCAACAGTTGGACATTTGGTGGCATGGACCGTCTTTTCTTTCATCTAGTAGCTGTCCAAACTTCAATGACGATCCTGGTGTCTCAGATGATGAATATCTTTTTGAG gTTTGTCAAGAATCTAAAAGAAGCAGTGAAGACAACCGGTCCACTGAATGCTGA